A part of Limihaloglobus sulfuriphilus genomic DNA contains:
- a CDS encoding LamG-like jellyroll fold domain-containing protein, which translates to MLDGGAGFDPWNQTRWSNWYDQDGKIVEPFEIDVSLAFADKTTPWHFDSSYVKRIIGGLPSVFVVSDNSDISIDGNGITIDARTDADLARDLYYYYTHRISLDEYSDENCFIFYQTEYSQAGDRRSIIHNMTIKGFSRGIAFHHDHRRKVDVQNINFIRDIWGVFPRGQNGTVQNCVFEENVMGGFYCEYNSYDWIIQNCTFRDNNTRGVPSYADIVIDACRDYLVSGNSFLPAAYYNRPYHTAISLYRNRGENLDVRELAPRNNNITNNTFENYHIAIDFAPRQANFSNNDNSDETRCYTMDNIVSDNQFANCKIGILNRSNFNSISDNTFINTEIDMALLNMFYAVHHNTIDQPGDNLWLWSVSDDYTAYASYLGYTNQSGSYIPKSEKFFHIICPGGTPVVHNHAGVEFIIADSLVKPEKSDINSDMNTDAKDLKLLKNSWLSAPADIPFNPQTTDTTGDGKIDLSDYSVVARQWYRDNPRQDFYSVNPKKPIDIAVGDMAVFEAGDEIAVIWDQPVSNISNVDYYTIAIFDQRGNELDRCGRSERRWNKIAVGNFLPDGGWLKENDNFEIAAVSSQPDQQGKYPVYIFHKGFRLPSAVLLEDNTNPITALTAGNFTTDTDDYDEIAVKVSGTTEITCLKPSDLSWQASVTGVAEDIIDIAAGEFDGRASQDEIAAITYSPGPALIYKIRIDGLYKSCADYGKKWHNIAVGSFDGQTVKENIVLTEAVTDENQTLGCWQFEENTGQYAYPGIGGPTLRLGSSASTWQDPEWSTEGYTGNCLHYISADGRPDGNIDLVRPESTEDLSEFNTDTFTVQAWIKLDSIPENTFDYYNPYMIISLGGKDGENFNKDVYFLRVTQRSEGVGMLNGYYYSEDGTGHSFSHPADLAAGQWYHVAFAHDGSSETNNTSIWVNGIEQTFSKAAHPRKDLQITGESLVIGASWVRSRGFNGLIDEVKISNAKLKTEDLLANTLSGPQKLYFFNDTDNTPLRELELDVINSTPLAISAGRLYADPQMDLYLRTNGISKQQFYSDYQLWKNSIAILTKNPGTVSAAAYWVGVNPQDQNQSSYRLVPIMR; encoded by the coding sequence ATGCTAGATGGAGGCGCCGGTTTCGACCCCTGGAACCAAACGAGATGGTCAAACTGGTATGACCAGGACGGCAAAATCGTTGAACCCTTCGAAATCGACGTATCACTGGCATTCGCGGACAAGACAACCCCATGGCATTTCGACTCATCGTATGTCAAACGGATCATCGGCGGCCTGCCGTCTGTCTTTGTTGTATCAGATAACAGCGATATAAGTATCGACGGCAACGGCATTACCATCGACGCCAGGACCGACGCCGACCTTGCCAGAGACCTCTATTACTACTACACACACAGGATAAGCCTCGATGAATACTCGGATGAAAACTGCTTTATATTTTACCAGACCGAATATTCACAGGCCGGCGACCGCAGAAGCATTATCCACAACATGACAATAAAAGGATTTTCAAGGGGCATAGCCTTCCACCATGACCACCGAAGAAAAGTTGATGTCCAGAATATCAATTTTATCAGAGACATCTGGGGAGTCTTCCCAAGAGGCCAGAACGGTACGGTACAAAACTGTGTTTTCGAAGAAAATGTCATGGGCGGTTTTTACTGCGAATACAATTCATACGACTGGATCATCCAAAACTGCACCTTCAGAGACAACAACACCCGCGGCGTTCCTTCATACGCCGACATAGTCATAGACGCGTGCAGGGACTACCTGGTCAGCGGAAACTCATTTCTGCCGGCAGCATACTATAACCGCCCTTATCACACCGCTATATCACTCTACAGAAACCGCGGAGAAAACCTCGATGTTCGCGAGCTGGCTCCGAGAAATAACAATATCACAAACAACACCTTTGAAAATTATCATATTGCGATCGATTTTGCACCGCGGCAGGCCAATTTCAGCAATAACGACAACTCCGACGAAACCCGATGCTATACGATGGATAACATTGTATCTGACAACCAGTTCGCAAACTGCAAAATCGGCATTCTCAACAGAAGCAATTTTAATTCAATCTCTGACAATACTTTCATCAATACAGAAATTGACATGGCTCTGCTGAACATGTTCTACGCCGTGCACCACAATACAATCGACCAGCCCGGCGATAATCTCTGGCTGTGGTCAGTCTCTGACGACTACACCGCTTACGCCTCTTACCTGGGCTACACAAACCAATCCGGCAGCTATATCCCGAAAAGCGAGAAATTTTTCCATATCATCTGCCCGGGCGGCACTCCGGTTGTTCATAACCATGCCGGCGTTGAGTTCATTATCGCCGATTCACTGGTGAAGCCCGAAAAAAGTGACATCAACAGCGATATGAATACGGACGCCAAAGACCTGAAACTGCTCAAAAACAGCTGGCTTTCCGCGCCGGCGGATATACCTTTTAACCCACAGACAACAGATACGACCGGAGACGGCAAAATCGACCTGAGCGACTATTCGGTTGTTGCCCGGCAATGGTACAGGGATAATCCGCGGCAGGACTTTTATTCCGTTAACCCCAAAAAGCCGATAGACATAGCGGTTGGTGACATGGCGGTATTTGAAGCAGGCGATGAGATCGCAGTTATATGGGATCAGCCCGTCTCAAACATATCAAACGTGGATTATTACACCATAGCCATATTTGACCAGCGGGGCAATGAGCTGGACAGGTGCGGCAGGAGCGAGCGCCGCTGGAACAAAATCGCTGTCGGCAATTTCCTGCCCGACGGCGGCTGGTTAAAAGAAAACGACAATTTTGAGATAGCCGCGGTCAGCTCACAGCCCGACCAGCAGGGCAAATATCCCGTTTATATATTCCATAAAGGCTTCCGGCTGCCCTCTGCCGTCCTGCTTGAGGACAACACAAACCCCATAACCGCCCTTACTGCCGGGAATTTCACCACTGACACGGATGATTATGATGAAATCGCGGTAAAGGTTTCCGGAACTACTGAAATTACATGCCTCAAACCAAGCGACCTGAGCTGGCAGGCCTCCGTAACAGGCGTTGCAGAGGACATAATCGATATCGCCGCCGGAGAATTTGACGGCAGGGCATCGCAGGACGAAATAGCCGCGATAACGTACTCACCAGGGCCGGCGCTTATCTATAAAATCAGAATAGACGGCCTATACAAGAGCTGCGCAGATTACGGCAAAAAGTGGCACAATATTGCTGTGGGAAGTTTTGACGGCCAGACAGTCAAGGAAAACATCGTCCTTACCGAAGCGGTAACCGATGAAAACCAGACGCTCGGCTGCTGGCAGTTCGAGGAAAACACCGGCCAGTACGCCTATCCCGGCATTGGCGGGCCGACGCTTCGTCTTGGTTCAAGCGCCAGTACATGGCAGGATCCCGAGTGGTCAACAGAAGGATATACAGGAAATTGTCTGCACTATATCAGCGCGGATGGCCGCCCTGACGGCAATATCGATTTGGTTCGCCCTGAATCCACAGAAGACCTCAGCGAGTTTAACACTGACACTTTCACTGTTCAGGCATGGATTAAACTTGACTCTATACCGGAAAATACGTTTGATTACTACAACCCGTACATGATCATATCACTGGGCGGCAAAGACGGGGAAAACTTTAACAAGGACGTGTATTTTCTTAGAGTTACCCAGCGCAGCGAAGGCGTTGGAATGTTAAACGGGTATTACTATTCAGAAGACGGCACAGGCCACTCCTTCTCCCACCCTGCAGATCTCGCTGCCGGCCAGTGGTACCACGTCGCGTTCGCCCATGACGGTTCATCCGAGACAAACAACACAAGCATCTGGGTCAACGGCATTGAGCAAACATTCTCCAAGGCCGCTCACCCGCGAAAAGACCTACAGATAACCGGTGAGAGCCTCGTAATCGGGGCATCATGGGTAAGGAGCAGGGGTTTCAACGGTCTCATAGACGAGGTCAAAATCTCAAACGCGAAACTCAAAACAGAAGATCTGCTGGCAAACACACTCTCAGGCCCGCAAAAACTCTACTTTTTCAACGATACAGACAACACGCCATTAAGAGAGCTTGAACTGGATGTCATAAATTCAACGCCTCTTGCAATATCCGCCGGCAGACTCTACGCAGACCCTCAAATGGATTTGTATCTGAGAACAAACGGCATTTCAAAACAACAGTTTTATTCAGACTATCAGCTGTGGAAAAACTCCATAGCAATACTCACAAAAAACCCTGGAACCGTCTCCGCTGCGGCCTACTGGGTTGGCGTAAACCCGCAGGACCAGAACCAGAGCAGTTACAGGCTCGTGCCGATTATGAGATAA
- a CDS encoding sodium:solute symporter, translating to MFNTLLAVAETESVINFRLPDIIVILIFLIGMALVGVYFSRKNNSTEEYFLGNRSFPGWAIGISMLGTSISSVTFLALPAAAYVLDYRNIIPNLTLPIVAVFAIIFFIPYFRERKITSAFEFLEHRFSHWVRLYASLSFVFLQLLRLSTVLYLVSIPIAFITGQHIILVIIIGGIFISFYTVLGGIEAVIWTDVVQTIILLGGGIVCFGVIVTKMPEGLSQIIDIGLAHDKFSIGSFELNLNERTFFTMLLIGLIGFTTEYSSNQNVIQRYIAAKSMREARKATAICAILSVPTWLSFFFLGTCLFAIYKVFPDQAVANMDPDQVLPYFILTQIPAGVAGLIIAACLAAAMSSLDSSINAISTLVTVDFLKRYISTERDDTYYLKMAKTFAMIAGTMMILGAIAFHFIPRESIVDLGFILSSVFGGCILGIFLLGFFVKRIDNFSIITGMAAAIALNLYLMMSFFGWLPAKLTFVFHEYWTAALVNITLVVVACGTSLFRSPKTSTPQT from the coding sequence ATGTTTAACACATTGCTTGCTGTCGCCGAGACGGAGTCTGTAATAAATTTCAGACTGCCAGATATCATCGTAATACTTATCTTTCTGATCGGCATGGCCCTGGTCGGCGTATATTTCTCCAGAAAGAACAACAGCACAGAGGAATACTTCCTGGGAAACCGTTCTTTCCCCGGCTGGGCGATTGGAATATCCATGCTCGGCACATCAATCAGTTCTGTCACATTCCTGGCACTGCCGGCGGCGGCTTACGTGCTGGACTACCGAAACATAATCCCAAACCTGACACTGCCGATTGTCGCGGTGTTTGCCATTATATTTTTTATCCCCTATTTCCGCGAGAGAAAGATAACATCGGCGTTTGAATTCCTTGAACACAGATTTTCGCACTGGGTGAGGCTCTACGCATCTTTGAGCTTTGTATTTCTCCAGCTGCTCCGGCTCAGCACAGTGCTGTATCTGGTATCAATTCCGATAGCCTTTATCACCGGCCAGCACATTATACTTGTAATAATCATCGGCGGCATTTTTATCAGCTTTTACACCGTGCTGGGTGGTATCGAAGCCGTTATCTGGACAGACGTTGTCCAGACAATAATCCTGCTTGGCGGCGGGATTGTATGCTTTGGCGTCATCGTAACAAAGATGCCCGAGGGACTCTCACAGATAATCGACATCGGCCTTGCACACGACAAGTTCAGTATCGGCTCGTTTGAGTTGAACCTCAACGAACGGACATTTTTTACAATGCTTCTGATCGGGCTGATCGGTTTCACGACAGAATACTCAAGCAACCAGAACGTCATTCAGAGATACATCGCGGCCAAATCAATGCGAGAAGCCAGAAAAGCAACCGCAATCTGCGCAATTTTGAGCGTGCCGACCTGGCTCTCATTCTTCTTTCTGGGAACATGCCTGTTTGCAATCTACAAGGTTTTCCCCGATCAGGCCGTCGCCAACATGGATCCCGACCAGGTGCTGCCCTACTTCATTCTGACACAAATACCAGCAGGCGTGGCAGGACTGATAATCGCGGCCTGTCTCGCGGCGGCCATGAGCTCGCTTGACTCATCGATAAACGCCATCAGTACACTCGTAACTGTCGATTTCCTAAAAAGATACATCTCAACAGAGAGAGACGACACCTATTACTTGAAAATGGCAAAGACATTCGCCATGATTGCCGGCACAATGATGATTCTCGGCGCGATAGCATTCCATTTCATACCGCGTGAATCCATCGTTGATCTGGGCTTTATTCTCAGCTCGGTATTCGGCGGCTGCATCCTGGGTATCTTTTTGCTGGGTTTCTTCGTAAAACGCATAGACAACTTCTCAATCATTACCGGTATGGCGGCTGCCATAGCACTTAATCTCTATCTTATGATGAGCTTCTTCGGCTGGCTGCCGGCAAAACTGACGTTCGTATTCCACGAATACTGGACTGCCGCACTCGTAAATATTACCCTTGTTGTCGTGGCATGCGGAACATCGCTGTTTAGGAGCCCAAAGACGTCCACGCCCCAAACTTGA
- a CDS encoding cellulase family glycosylhydrolase, translating into MNLSAFVLLTACSLLTAAIPAIRISEDGKGFVRSDTGEPFVVWGFNYDHDESGTLIEDYWDTKWDEVVGDFQEMKSYGANVVRIHLQLHRFMDSPDQPNAESLKTLERLVKLAEKTGLYLNITGLACYHKDMVPDWYNNVTEEQRWKIQAEFWENVAKICAAGSAIFCYDLMNEPVLPGNKQESDWLPGEGFGGKHFVQRISLCLNGRTRKQVAREWVDTLTAAIRKHDKDHLITVGAIPWAHTWPNAKPLFYSDEVAENLDFVSVHFYPKKDKAQKALDALAVYDIGKPLVIEEMFPLSCSIEQMDEFIEKSRPIAEGWITFYWGKQLDEYKKDDGLAEMIKKAWLEYFIHKTPEILDSSRDVMP; encoded by the coding sequence ATGAATTTATCAGCATTTGTTTTATTGACAGCCTGCTCATTATTAACTGCGGCAATCCCCGCTATACGTATCAGCGAGGATGGGAAGGGGTTTGTCCGCAGCGATACCGGCGAACCCTTTGTCGTATGGGGTTTCAATTATGACCACGACGAATCCGGAACGCTTATAGAAGATTACTGGGATACCAAGTGGGATGAGGTTGTCGGCGATTTTCAGGAAATGAAATCATACGGGGCGAATGTCGTACGTATCCATCTTCAATTACACCGTTTTATGGATTCACCCGATCAGCCCAACGCCGAGAGCCTCAAGACCCTGGAAAGGCTTGTAAAGTTAGCAGAAAAGACGGGCCTCTACCTCAATATCACCGGTCTTGCATGTTATCATAAGGACATGGTTCCGGATTGGTATAACAATGTTACCGAAGAGCAAAGGTGGAAGATACAGGCAGAATTCTGGGAGAACGTAGCGAAAATATGCGCCGCCGGCAGCGCAATCTTCTGCTATGACCTGATGAATGAGCCTGTATTGCCGGGAAACAAGCAGGAGAGCGACTGGCTCCCCGGAGAGGGATTCGGCGGAAAGCACTTTGTGCAGAGGATAAGCCTGTGCCTAAACGGCAGAACACGAAAACAGGTTGCGCGAGAATGGGTCGATACTTTAACCGCCGCGATAAGGAAACATGACAAAGACCACCTGATTACCGTCGGCGCGATACCATGGGCGCATACGTGGCCCAATGCCAAACCGCTTTTCTACTCCGATGAGGTAGCTGAAAACCTGGACTTTGTTTCTGTCCACTTTTATCCCAAGAAAGACAAGGCACAAAAAGCCCTTGATGCATTAGCCGTGTACGATATTGGAAAACCCCTGGTTATAGAAGAGATGTTTCCCCTCTCCTGCTCCATAGAACAGATGGATGAGTTTATTGAAAAATCCCGTCCGATAGCAGAGGGCTGGATAACATTTTACTGGGGCAAACAGCTTGATGAATACAAAAAAGATGATGGTTTAGCGGAAATGATAAAAAAAGCATGGCTGGAATACTTCATACACAAAACGCCGGAAATACTGGACAGCAGCCGCGACGTTATGCCTTAA